The Streptomyces sp. M92 nucleotide sequence CCTGTATGGTGTGCCGCGTGTCCACCACGCTCGCCCCCGCATCCGTCCCCGCGCCCGTCAGCCGGGCGCCCCGCCGCCGCACCCGCGTCCTCGCCCTGCCCGAGGCCCGCTGGGCGCTCGTCTCGCTCGTCGCGTTCCTGCTCGCCCTGCCCCTCGACCTCGGCGGCGCCTCCGCCTGGACGTACGGCCCGCTGTACGCGGTCGCCTACGCCGCCGGCGGCTGGGAGCCCGCCCTGGAGGGCCTGCGGGCGCTGCGCGAGAAGACCCTGGACGTAGATCTGCTGATGATCGTCGCGGCACTCGGCGCGGCCTCCATCGGACAGGTCCTCGACGGCGCCCTGCTGATCGTCATCTTCGCCACCTCCGGCGCCCTGGAAGCCCTGGCCACCGCCCGCACCGCCGACTCCGTGCGCGGCCTGCTCGACCTCGCGCCCACCACCGCGACCCGGGTGACCGGCGACCGCGAGGAGACCGTCCCCACCGCCGGTCTCGCCGTCGGCGACGTCCTCCTGGTCCGGCCGGGGGAGCGGATCGGTGCCGACGGCACGGTCCTCGGCGGCGAGGGCGAAGTCGACCAGGCCAACATCACCGGCGAGTCCGTCCCCGTCCACAAGCGCCCCGGCGACGACGTCTTCGCCGGCACCCTCAACGGCACCGGTTCCCTGCGCGTCCGCGTCGACCGCGACCCCGCCGACTCGGTCATCGCCCGCGTCGTCACCCTCGTCGAGGAGGCGTCCCGCACCAAGGCGCCGACCCAGCTGTTCATCGAGAAGATCGAGCAGCGCTACGCGGTCGGCATCGTCGTCGCCACCCTCGCGGTCTTCGGCATCCCGCTCGCCTTCGGCGCCGACCTCACGGACGCCCTGCTGCGCGCCATGACCTTCATGATCGTCGCCTCCCCCTGCGCGGTCGTCCTCGCGACCATGCCGCCCCTGCTCTCCGCCATCGCCAACGCCGGCCGGCACGGCGTCCTGGTGAAGTCGGCGGTCGCCATGGAACGCCTCGGCGAGACCGACGCCGCCGCCCTCGACAAGACCGGCACCCTCACCGAGGGCACCCCCGAGGTCACCGCCGTACGCCCGCTGCCCGGCACCGGCCTGGACGAGGACGCCCTGCTCGCCCTCGCCGCGGCTGCCGAGCACCCCAGCGAGCACCCGCTGGCCCGCGCGATCGTGGCCGCCGCCCGCGCCCGGGACCTGCGCATCGCCCCCGCCGAGGACTTCGCGGCGACTCCGGGCCGAGGCGTCACCGCCGTCGTCGACGGCCACGAGGTGCACGTCGGCCGCGCCGAGGCCCCCGAGGGCGCCGAGACCACCGTCCGGGTCACCCGCGACGGCACCCCCGTCGGCACCCTCGCCCTCACCGACCGTCTGCGCGCCGACGCCCCCGGGGCCACCGCCGCCCTCACCGCCCTCACCGGCACCCCTCCCACCCTCCTCACCGGCGACAACGCGCCCGCCGCTGCCCGCGTCGCCGACGCGACCGGCATCACCGACGTCCGCGCCGGCCTGCTGCCCGAGGACAAGGTCGAGGCCGTACGGGACCTGGAGCGGACCGGCCGCAGGGTGCTCTTCGTCGGCGACGGCGTCAACGACGCGCCCGCCCTCGCCGCCGCGCACGCCGGTGTCGCCATGGGCCGGGCCGGCTCCGACCTCGCCCTGGAGACGGCGGACGCGGTCGTGGTGCGGGACGAGCTGGCGGCCGTACCCGCCGTGGTCGACCTCTCCCGGCGCGCGCGGAGACTGGTCGTCCAGAACCTGGCCATCGCCGGTACGTTCATCACCGTCCTCGTCCTGTGGGACCTGATCGGACACCTCCCGCTGCCGCTCGGCGTCGCCGGCCACGAGGGATCGACCGTGCTGGTCGGACTGAACGGGCTGCGGCTGCTGCGCGAGTCGGCCTGGCGGCCGAGGCGATCCGCAGGAGCCCAGGGAGCGTGACGTTCATGTCGGATTCCCGCCAGCCGTCACCCGGCCGGCGGGCCATCCTGGAGGCATGCAGACGGGAATGCACACCGACACCGAGCGCTGCGTGCGCGCCGTGCAGTCGAAGGACGCGCGGTTCGACGGCTGGTTCTTCACCGCCGTACTGACGACCCGCATCTACTGCCGGCCCAGCTGCCCGGTGGTGCCGCCCAAGCCCGCGAACATGACCTTCTACCGGAGCGCGGCGGCCTGCCAGCAGGCCGGGTTCCGGGCGTGCAAGCGCTGCCGCCCGGACACCAGCCCCGGCTCCCCGGAGTGGAACGAGCGCGCCGACCTCACCGCCCGCGCCATGCGCCTGATCGCCGACGGTGTCGTGGACCGCGAGGGCGTGCCCGGCCTCGCCGCCCGCCTCGGCTACAGCACCCGCCAGGTCGAACGCCAGCTCCTGGCCGAACTGGGCGCGGGCCCGCTCGCCCTCGCCCGCGCCCAGCGCGCCCAGAGCGCCCGGCTGCTCGTCGAGACCACCGCGCTGCCGATGGCGGACATCGCCTTCGCGGCGGGCTTCTCCTCCGTCCGCGCCTTCAACGACACGGTCCGCGAGGTCTACGCCCTCTCCCCGAGCGAACTGCGCACCCGCGCTCCGAAGAACCGAGCGGCGGACCACGCGCCCGGCACGCTGGCCCTCCGCCTCCCCTTCCGCACCCCCCTCAACCCCGACAACCTCTTCGGCCACCTCGCCGCCACCGCCGTACCCGGCGTGGAGGAGTGGAGGGACGGCGCGTACCGGCGCACCCTGCGCCTCCCGTACGGTCACGGCATCGTGGCCCTCACTCCGACCCCCGACCACATCGCCTGCCGCCTCACCCTCAGCGACCCGCGCGACCTGACCGTCGCCGTCAGCCGCTGCCGCCGCCTGCTCGACCTCGACGCCGACCCGACGGCCATCGACGGCCGGCTGCGCGCCGACCCGCTGCTCGCACCGCTCGTCGACAAGGCCCCCGGACGGCGCGTGCCGCGCACGGTCGACGAGGCCGAGTTCGCCGTACGGGCCGTCCTCGGCCAGCAGGTCTCCACCGCCGCCGCCCGCACCCACGCCGCCCGCCTGGTCACCGCTCACGGCGACCCGGTCGACGACCCCGAGGGCGGCCTGACTCACCTCTTCCCGTCCCCTGCGGCGCTGGCCTCGGTGGACCCCGGGACCCTGGCCATGCCCCGCACCCGCCGCACGACCCTCACCACCCTCGTCTCCCACCTGGCCGACGGCTCGCTCAGCCTGGGCGTCGAGACCGACTGGGCCGAGACCCGCGCCCGGCTCCTCGCCCTGCCCGGCTTCGGCCCCTGGACCGCCGACGTCATCGCCATGCGCGCGCTCGGCGACCCCGACGCCTTCCTCCCCACCGACCTCGGCATCCGCCGCGCCGCCGGCGAACTCGGCCTGCCCTCCACGCCGGCGGCGCTCACCGCCCGCGCGGCCGCATGGCGGCCCTGGCGGGCGTACGCCGTCCAGTACCTGTGGGCGACTGACGACCACCCGATCAACTTCCTGCCCGTGTAAGCCGCCGCGAGCCCGTACGAGGAACCGACGTGAAACAGCACACCGTGATCGACAGCCCCTACGGAGCCCTCACCCTCGTCGCCGAGGACGGCGTCCTGTGCGGGCTCTACATGACCGACCAGCGCCACCGACCACCGGAGGAGACCTTCGGGACGGCCGACGACGGTCCGTTCGCGCGGGTGGAGGAGCAACTGACGGCGTACTTCGCCGGCGAACTGAAGGACTTCACCCTCGACCTGCGCCTGAACGGCACCCCGTTCCAGCGCACGGTCTGGGACCAGCTCCGGAAGATCCCCTACGGCGAGACCCGCACCTACGGCGAACTCGCCGACGCCCTCGGCAACCCGGCCGCCTCCCGCGCGGTGGGCCTCGCCAACGGCCGCAACCCGATCGGCATCATCGTCCCCTGCCACCGCGTCATCGGCGCGAGCGGCGGCCTGACCGGCTACGGCGGCGGCCTGGAACGCAAGCGGCGGCTGCTGGACTTCGAACGGGGAACGGCGCTGTTCTAGCCACCAGGCGCCCCGAGGGTTCCGTCCGGCTCGGTGGGCGGGCGGGGCCGGACGGCGATCTCCCGCAGCAGGTCCCCGCCGTCGACGAACAGCCGGCCGCCCGGCGCCAGCGCCGCGGCGACCCGCTGCAGCACCCGCCGTCCGGCCTCCGGGTGACGGCCGTCGAGCGCCCCGACGCGGACGGCGAACACCAGGCCGAACGACCCCTCGCCGGGCTCCCGCACGAAGTCCTCCGCCACGACGCACCGCACGCTCGTCCGGCCCGAGGCGATCTCCCGGGCCGACCCGGCCACCGCCTGCGCGACCGCCCGCGCCGAACGGTCGACGGCAAGGACGTGCCCCGACACCAGCCGCGCGGCGACGGCCCGCGCGGCGGCCCCCGGCCCGCACCCGATCTCCAGCACCCGCGCCCTGGGCGTCAGCGGCAGCGCGTCCACGACCGCCGCGAGACGGGGCGAGAGCTCGGACGGCACGGCCGGTCACCTCACCCGCTCGGGGTGCCGACGCGGAGGCGGTTGCCGTCCGGGTCGCGCAACTCGACCTCGCGCGCCCAGGGCGCCTCCTCGACCCGCACGCCGAACTCGGCGGCGACCGCGTCGACGTCGGTCACCCGCAGGTACACCAGCGTGTCCGGCCGGGCGTCCCCGGCGTGCTCCGACAGGAACAGCCGCACCCGCCCGCGTGCCACCTCCACGAAGGCGGGCAGCCCCGGTTCGAAGCGGTGCTCCCACTGCGCGGCGAAGCCCAGCCGCGCGTACCAGCGCACGGCCGCGGCGGCGTCGGCCACGCGCAGGACCGGGATCGCCTCCTCGTCCACGTGATCAGTCACCCGTCCCGTCCCGCTCTTCCGTCCCGCCCTCTCCCGGAACCAGCCCGCGCAGCAGCGCGGGCAGGGCGGTGCCGATGGGCTCCCGGACGACCTCGTCCGCGAGGTCGTCGTACGGCGTCGGCTCGGCGTTGACGACGATCAGCCGCGCACCGTGGTCGGCGGCCACACCGGCCAGCCCGGCGGCGGGCTGGACCTGGAGGCTGGTGCCGACGGCGACGAACACCTGGCAGGCCTTGGTGATGGCGACCGCCTCGCCGAGCACCACCGGGTCGAGACGCTCGCCGAACATCACGGTCGCCGGCTTCAGGATGCCGCCGCACTCCAGGCACGGAGGATCGTCCTCGCCCGCGTCGAGGCGGGCCAGCGCGTCCGCCATCGACCCCCGCACGTGGCAGCGGGTGCACACGCAGCTGAGCGCGGTGCCGTGCAGTTCCAGCACCTTGCGGGCGGGCAGCCCGGCGAGCTGGTGCAGCCCGTCCACGTTCTGCGTGATCACCCGCACCGGTACCCCGGACCGTTCCAGTTCGGCCACCGCGCGGTGCGCGGCGTTCGGCTCGGCCCGCAGCGCCCCGGACTCCCGCCGCATCCGCCAGGAGCGGCGCCGGATCTCCGGATCGCCCATGTAGTACTCGTACGTGACGAGCTTCTCGGCCTCCGGGTCGCTCCGCCACAGCCCCTTGGGGCCGCGGTAGTCAGGGATGCCGGAGTCGGTCGAGACGCCGGCACCGCTGAGGATGGCGACGAGGGGCTTGCCGGTCATGCGGTCGAGGGTAGGGCGCCAGGGTCCGGCGGGCGAGCGGATTCTTCCGGCACGGTGCGCGGCGCCGTCACACGTCGACCCGGCGGCCGTTCTCCAGCTCGGCCGTGCCCGCCCCCTTGGCCAGTACGTCCAGTGCGGCGAGGACCCGGCCGTGCAGGGACCCGAACAGGTGGTCGCCCAGCTCCTCGCGCGGCACCAGCCGCCAGGACAGCAGCTCCTCCTCCTGCAACCGGATCGCCTTGAGGTCGTCGTCGGTCAGGACACCGCCGTCGTACAGGTACGCCACGATCGGCGGCCGGTCCGGGCCGTGCGACCAGTCCACCACGAGCAGCCGTCCGAGCCGGACGTCCAGCCCGATCTCCTCGGCGGTCTCGCGCCGCGCGCCCTGTCGCGGTGTCTCCCCGTCCTCCGACTCGATCGTCCCGCCGGGCAGCGTCCAGCCCTCGCGGTAGTTCGGCTCGACGAGCAGCACCCGGCCCCCGGCGTCCCGGAAGACCGCGGCGGCACCGGCGAGGACGCGGGGGAGGCCGGCGATGTAGGCGGCGTAGTCAGGAGTGGTCATCGGTGAAGGGTAACGAGCCGTTCCATGTGGTGGGCGGGGCATGACGGCACGGGTCTCCTCCGGTTAAGGTCGCAGCGGCGCGACTGCCTTGACGTGCGCAAGGCTCGGAGAGCAAGGGGAGATCAAGGTGGCTGACGCTGCAGTGGACGGGGCCCGCCGGGTGCTCGTCGCCGCGGACAAGTTCAAGGGTTCGCTGACGGCCGTCGAGGTCGCCGAGCGGGTGACGGCCGGTCTGCGCCGGGTCGTGCCGGACCTCGCCGTGGAGGCGCTGCCCGTCGCCGACGGCGGTGACGGCACGGTGGCCGCGGCGGTCGCGGCCGGGTTCGAGCGCCGCCAGGTGCGGGTCGCCGGGCCCCTCGGTGACGAGGTGACGGCGGCGTACGCGCTGCGCGAGGGCACCGCGGTGGTGGAGATGGCCGAGGCCAGTGGGCTCCAGCGGCTCCCGGAGGGTGTCCTCGCGCCGCTGACGTCGTCCACGTACGGCTCCGGCGAGCTGCTGCGGGCCGCGCTGGACGCGGGGGCGCGGACGATCGTGTTCGGGGTCGGCGGCAGCGCGACCACGGACGGCGGCGCCGGGATGCTGTCCGCGCTGGGCGCGCGGTTCCTGGACGGGGACGGGGAGCCGGTCGCCCCGGGCGGGGGCGGTCTCGCCGAGGTGGCCTCGGCCGACCTGTCGGGCCTGGACGCGAGGCTGTCCGGCGTCGAGCTGGTGCTCGCGAGCGACGTCGACAACCCGCTGACCGGGCCGAAGGGCGCGCCCGCCGTGTACGGCCCGCAGAAGGGTGCCTCGCCGCAGGACGTGGAGACCCTCGACGCGGCTCTCGCGCACTTCGCGAAGGTCCTGGAGGGCACGGCGACCGTGGGTGCGCGGGCCGCCGAGTACGCCGCCTCCCCGGGGGCCGGTGCGGCGGGCGGCATCGGGTTCGGCGCGATGCTGCTGGGGGCGCGGTTCCGCCCCGGCATCGAGGTGATGCTGGACGTGCTGGGCTTCGCGCCGGCGCTGGAGCGGGCGGACCTCGTGATCACGGGGGAGGGCTCGCTGGACGAGCAGACCCTGCACGGCAAGGCACCGGCGGGCGTCGCCGCGGCGGCGCGGGCGGCGGGCAAGGACGTCGTCGCGGTGTGCGGGAGGCTGGCGCTGGCGCCGGAGGTGCTGGGGCGGGCCGGGATCCGGCGGGCGTATCCGCTGACGGACGTGGAGCCGGACGTGGCGAAGTGCATCGCGGACGCGGGGCCGATCCTGGAGCGGGTCGCGGAGCGCATCGCACGGGACTTCCTGGCGTAGGGGAGTCTCGCCCCCGGACCTGAACGGCACTTCTCAGCTCACCGAGTCGGGTGGTGGGTGGGCACAGGCCCGGAGGTCCGGGGGCGGAGCCCCCAGGGACGCCGACACCGACGCCGGGCACGCACAAACGAAAGGGCCCCGAACCCAACCCAGGTCCGGGGCCCATCGAAAACGCACCGTCACGGAAGCTGCGCGGCCCGCGCCTCCCGCCGGTTGTCACGGAAGTTGTTCACCCGGCGAGCCGTGGCGAACAGCGGAATCACCGCCCCCATCACCAGCTGCAGCGCACACCCCGTCTGCAGCAGCAGCTGCCCGCTCGGCGCGTCGAACGCCCACGCCGCCAGCAGCCCCATCGACAGGACGATCCACGACAGCATCGCCACCGCGAGGCGCCCTCGCGGCTTCGGGTACTCGACCCGGCTAACCATCAGCCAGGCGGTGCCGATGATCGCCAGCAGCGTCGCCACGAAGGGCAGCTCCAGCAGCACGATCGACACCACCGTCAGCGCCCCGAAGGGCGACGGCATGCCCTGGAAGGTGCCGTCCTTGACGGTGACGCAGGAGAACCGGGCAAGCCGCAGCACCACCGCCAGCAGCACCACGATCGCCCCCACCGCCGCAACCCGCTGGTAGGCGTCGTCGGCGACCATGCCGTAGACGAGGACGAAGTACGCCGGCGCCAGCCCGAAGCTGATCAGGTCGGACAGGTTGTCCAGCTCCGCGCCCATGGGGGAGGAGCGCAGCTTGCGGGCGACCAGGCCGTCGAACAGGTCGAAGATCGCCGCGCACAGCATGAGGATGACCGCAGTGGCCGCGCTGTGGCGGGCCATGCCGGACTCCTCGCTGCCCGTGAGGTGCGGGATGAGGATGCCGGTGGTGGTGAAGTACACCGCCATGAAGCCGCACGTGGCGTTGCCGAGGGTGAGGGTGTCCGCTATCGACAGGCGGAGCGAGAGCGGCATCTCCTCCTCTTCGTCCACCTCGTCGGCCTCGGGCACCCATCCGGCCTGGGTCTGCGGATCAATCACGGTCAATTCGAGTCACCCCAGCCACCGTCTTCTGACCCACCTCGACATCCACCTCGACACCCTCCGGCAGGTACAGGTCGACGCGCGAGCCGAAGCGGATCAGACCGACCCGCTCGCCCTGCTCGACCTTGGTGCCCTGCGGCACGTAAGGGACGATGCGGCGGGCCACCGCGCCGGCGATCTGGATCATCTCGATGTCGCCCAGCTCGGTGTCGAAGTGCCACACGACCCGCTCGTTGTTCTCGCTCTCCTTGTTGAAGGCGGGAACGAAGCCACCGGGAACGTGCTCGACCGACGTCACCGTGCCCGACAGCGGGGCGCGGTTCACGTGGACGTTGAGCGGGCTCATGAAGATCGCGACGCGGGTGCGGCCGTCCTTCCACGGCATGATGCTCTGCACCACTCCGTCGGCGGGCGAGACGACCCGGCCCCGGGTGATCTCGCGCTCGGGGTCGCGGAAGAACCACAGCATCCCCGCCGCGAGCGCGGTGGCGGGGACGGCGACGGCCTTGGCCACGCCCGAGCGGCGGGCACGGACCAGGCTGACGGCTGCGGTGGCGACGGTCGGCAGAAGCCACGGCGATGCTCCGCGCGCGAGGCGTACGCCGGCCAGGCTGTCGCGAGATGCAGAGGTTTGGCTGTGGGGCATGGATGACCTTCGTAGCGGATGATGCCGCGCACTGACGGGGGACGGCGGCTTTCCGGCGATCGTAGCGGCTTCCTGCCGCAACTGGGTAAGCCAGGAAGCCGAGTCGGCGGCCGAACACTGCCTACGGGGTGTGACCTTGTTCTCCAAGAAAACACCCCGTATCCGGACATCTAGCCCTGGAATCGATACTCTTCGAGCAGTCGGCGGCCGATGATCATTTTCTGGATCTCGGCGGTGCCTTCACCGATCAGGAGCATCGGGGCCTCGCGATAGAGGCGCTCGATCTCGTACTCCTTGGAGAAGCCGTATCCGCCGTGGATCCGGAAGGCGTCCTCCACGACCTCCTTGCAATACTCGGATGCGAGGTACTTGGCCATCCCCGCTTCCAGGTCGTTTCGTTCGCCCGAGTCCTTTTTGCGTGCAGCGTTCACCATCATCGCATGCGCCGCCTCGACCTTGGTAGCCATCTCCGCGAGCTTGAACTGAATGGCCTGGTGCTGGGCGATCTGCTTGCCGAAAGTGTGACGCTGCTGGGCGTACTGGACACCCAGCTCGAAGGCACGCTGAGCGACGCCGCAGCCACGGGCCGCCACATTGACGCGGCCCACCTCGACGCCGTCCATCATTTGGTAAAAACCTCGGCCGGTGACCCCGCCGAGCACCCGGTCGGCCGGAATGCGCAGGTCGTCCATGACGAGCTCGGTCGTGTCGACGCCCTTGTAGCCCATCTTGTCGATCTTGCCGGGGATGGTGAGGCCGGGGCGGACCTCGCCGAACCCGGGCTCCTTCTCCACCAGGAAGGTCGTCATCGACTTGTGCGGGGCCGTGCCCTCGGGGTGACCCTCGTCACTCTTCACCAGTACGGCCACCAGCGACGACGTACCGCCGTTCGTCAGCCACATCTTCTGGCCGTTCAGGACGTACTCGTCGCCGTCCTTCACCGCCTTAGAGGAGATCGCCGACACGTCCGAGCCGAGCGCCGGCTCGGACATCGAGAAGGCGCCCCGGATGTCGCCCGCGGCCATGCGGGGCAGGAAGTGGTCCTTCTGCTCCCGCGTGCCGTGCTGCTTGAGCATGTACGCCACGATGAAGTGCGTGTTGATGATGCCGGAGACCGACATCCAGCCGCGGGCGATCTCCTCCACGCACAGCGCGTAGGTGAGGAGCGACTCGCCCAGGCCTCCGTACTCCTCCGGGATCATCAGGCCGAACAGGCCGAGTTCCTTCAGCCCGTCGACGATGTCCTGCGGGTACTCGTCCCGATGCTCCAGCTCGGTGGCGACCGGGATGATCTCCTTGTCCACGAAGTCGCGGACGGTGGAGAGGATCTCCCGCTGAACGTCCGTGAGGCCGTGGGTCTGGGCGAGGCGGCTCATCTACTTCACCTGTTCCTTCAGGTCGGGCCGGCCGGGCTGCTCGCCGCCGCGCTCCTTGATGTACGTCTCGGTGGGCACCATCACCTTGCGGCGGAAGACGCAGACCAGCGTGCCGTCCTGCTTGTAGCCCTTGGTCTCGACGTGGACGATGCCGCGGTCGCTCTTCGACTTCGACGGCCACTTGTCGAGCACCGTCGTCTGGCCGTAGATGGTGTCGCCGTGGAAGGTCGGCGCCACGTGCTTGAGCGACTCGATCTCCAGGTTGGCGATCGCCTTGCCGGAGATGTCGGGGACCGACATGCCGAGCAGGAGCGAGTAGACGTAGTTGCCGACCACCACGTTCTTGCCGAAGTCCGTCGTCTTCTCGGCGTAGTTCGTGTCCATGTGGAGCGGGTGGTGGTTCATGGTGAGGAGGCAGAAGAGGTGGTCGTCGTACTCCGTGACCGTCTTGCCCGGCCAGTGCTTGTACGTCGCACCGACCTCGAACTCCTCGTAGGTGCGTCCGAACTGCATCGCCCTCAGCCCTCCGGGATCTCGAACTTCGACGTGCGCCGCATGCCGGCCGCACGCCCCTTGCCGGAGATGACCAGGGCCATCTTGCGGCTGGCCTCGTCGATCATCTCGTCGCCGAGCATCGCCGAGCCCTTCTTGCCGCCCGCCTCGGACGTGTAGTAGTCGTACGCGTCCAGGATCAGCTCGGCGTGGTCGTAGTCCTCCTGGGAGGGCGAGAAGATCTCGTTGGACGCCTCGACCTGGCCCGGGTGCAGGACCCACTTGCCGTCGAAGCCGAGGGCCGCGGCGCGCTGGGCGACCTCGCGGTAGCCGTCCACGTTGCGGATCTGGAGGTAGGGGCCGTCGATGGCCTGGAGGTTGTTGGCGCGGGCGGCCATAAGGATCTTCATCAGGATGTAGTGGTAGGCGTCCGCCGGGTAGCCGGGCGGCTGCTCGCCCACGACCAGGGACTTCATGTTGATGGACGCCATGAAGTCGGCCGGGCCGAAGATGATGGTCTCCACGCGCGGGCTGGCCTGCGCGATCTCGTTGACGTTGTTCAGGCCCTGCGCGTTCTCGATCTGCGCCTCGATACCGATGCGGCCGACCTCGAAGCCCATCGTCTTCTCGATCTGGGTGAGCAGGAGGTCGAGGGCGACGATCTGCTGGGCGTCCTGGACCTTCGGCAGCATGATGCAGTCCAGGTTCGGGCCGGCGCCCTCGACGACCGTGACGACGTCGCGGTACGTCCACTCGGTGGTCCAGTCGTTGACGCGCACGACGCGGGTCTTGCCGGTCCAGTCGCCCTCGTTGAGGAACTTGACGATGGTGTGCCGCGCCTCGGGCTTGGCCAGCGGCGCGCAGGCGTCCTCCAGGTCCAGGAAGACCTGGTCCGCGGGGAGGCCCTGGGCCTTCTCCAGGAAACGCGGGTTGCTTCCCGGGACCGCCAGGCAGGAGCGGCGGGGGCGAAGGCGGTCGACTGTCGTCATGCGGGGACCTCCAGGGGGTCGAGCTTGTTCGCGTTCCGGATCTCGTCGACGATCCGGCCGATGATGCCGGTGATGTCGAAATCCTTCGGGGTGAAGACCGCGGCCACTCCCGCGGCCCGCAGTTCTTCGGCGTCACCGTTCGGGATGATGCCACCGGCGATCACCGGTATATCTGTGGCACCGGCCACACGGAGCCTCTCCAGCACGTCCGGGACGAGCTGGGCGTGCGAG carries:
- a CDS encoding acyl-CoA dehydrogenase family protein, with product MSRLAQTHGLTDVQREILSTVRDFVDKEIIPVATELEHRDEYPQDIVDGLKELGLFGLMIPEEYGGLGESLLTYALCVEEIARGWMSVSGIINTHFIVAYMLKQHGTREQKDHFLPRMAAGDIRGAFSMSEPALGSDVSAISSKAVKDGDEYVLNGQKMWLTNGGTSSLVAVLVKSDEGHPEGTAPHKSMTTFLVEKEPGFGEVRPGLTIPGKIDKMGYKGVDTTELVMDDLRIPADRVLGGVTGRGFYQMMDGVEVGRVNVAARGCGVAQRAFELGVQYAQQRHTFGKQIAQHQAIQFKLAEMATKVEAAHAMMVNAARKKDSGERNDLEAGMAKYLASEYCKEVVEDAFRIHGGYGFSKEYEIERLYREAPMLLIGEGTAEIQKMIIGRRLLEEYRFQG
- a CDS encoding MaoC family dehydratase, whose translation is MQFGRTYEEFEVGATYKHWPGKTVTEYDDHLFCLLTMNHHPLHMDTNYAEKTTDFGKNVVVGNYVYSLLLGMSVPDISGKAIANLEIESLKHVAPTFHGDTIYGQTTVLDKWPSKSKSDRGIVHVETKGYKQDGTLVCVFRRKVMVPTETYIKERGGEQPGRPDLKEQVK
- a CDS encoding HpcH/HpaI aldolase/citrate lyase family protein, whose translation is MTTVDRLRPRRSCLAVPGSNPRFLEKAQGLPADQVFLDLEDACAPLAKPEARHTIVKFLNEGDWTGKTRVVRVNDWTTEWTYRDVVTVVEGAGPNLDCIMLPKVQDAQQIVALDLLLTQIEKTMGFEVGRIGIEAQIENAQGLNNVNEIAQASPRVETIIFGPADFMASINMKSLVVGEQPPGYPADAYHYILMKILMAARANNLQAIDGPYLQIRNVDGYREVAQRAAALGFDGKWVLHPGQVEASNEIFSPSQEDYDHAELILDAYDYYTSEAGGKKGSAMLGDEMIDEASRKMALVISGKGRAAGMRRTSKFEIPEG